One Narcine bancroftii isolate sNarBan1 chromosome 3, sNarBan1.hap1, whole genome shotgun sequence DNA window includes the following coding sequences:
- the ier3ip1 gene encoding immediate early response 3-interacting protein 1: MAFTLYSLLQAALLCVNAIAVLHEERFLNKIGWGADQSVGGFGEEPGIKSQLINLIRSVRLVMRLPLIVVNSITIVLLLLFG, translated from the exons ATGGCCTTCACCCTGTACTCGCTGCTTCAGGCTGCACTGTTGTGTGTGAACGCTATCGCCGTGCTCCACGAGGAGCGCTTCCTCAACAAGA TTGGCTGGGGGGCAGACCAGAGTGTTGGTGGCTTTGGAGAAGAACCAGGGATTAAGTCACAGCTCATAAATCTGATCCGATCTGTACGCCTGGTAATGAGAT TGCCATTAATAGTAGTGAATTCCATAACAATTGTACTGTTGCTACTTTTTGGATGA